DNA from Ralstonia insidiosa:
CGCCAGCGTGGCGGCATCCGGCATACGGACGGCCTGCGCAGTGTTGGCGGAGGGGGCATCTTTCTGTTGGCAACCAGCCAACAGGGCCAGGAGTAGGGCGCCGGCCACCATGCCCAAGCGCTTGGAACGTGCAATGAAGTCTGTCATGGAAACGACAAACCGCCGGAGCGCGAACCCCGGCGGTCATATCTGCGTAGCGGCAAAACCGCCGCAGACCAAAGGTTAGTTAAGGTTGGTGAACACGTCGCTGCCCATCGACTGCAGGCCTTCCTGGCTCGCATAGCCGAGGTAGCCGCCCACCTGGAAGATGTCTTCCAGCGTCTTGAGCAATGCGTAGTGGTTGTATTGCGTGGTCGACACCGTGCCCGGCTTGATGAACGGCGAGAGCAGTACTGCACCCGTGCGGTCGCCACCGTGGCTCTGTGTCACCAGGTTGATGTTGTACGGGTAGTGCGACACCGATGCCGGGAAGCTCTGCGTGATCGGGAACGTCACGTTCGGGCCCGGCTGCTGGTTACAGCAGGTCTGGCCGGTGAAGGTCATGGTGAGCGTGGGCGGCGTGGTGGTCGTATCCATCGTCTGCGACGCATAGGCGCTTTCATCAAAGTTGATGATGAGCAGACCGTCTTGCTGGTACGCCGGCGAAGCCATGATCAGCGGCACCCACTTCTGCAGGAAGGCATCGGCCGACACCAGCCCGCCCGGCGCACCCGTCACGCATGGCGAATCGTGGCCGTCGTTGCACAGGTTGGGCGTGATGAAGGTGAAGTTGGCGGTGGTGTTGATCGACTGCAGATCCGTCGCCAGGCCGTTCAGGTTGACCACATTGGTCGCGCAGTCCGGCGAGTCGATGATCGAGTGGAAGTACGCAAACGGGTTGTGGCGCGTGGCGTACATGTCGGCCGGCGTACCGCCAGCCGTCGCGGCCTGTGCCGACTGCGTCTTGTCCTGCGTGTTCAGCGTCGGGTGGCCGCAGGTGGCGGACTCACGCGTGGGGTCGTTGCCCATGTCTTCCATGTAGCCCTTCCAAGTCAGGCCCACGGCCTTGAGCTGATCAGGCAGGGTCTTGATGGAGGTGGGGTACACGCAGCCCGTGCCGATAGCCTGGCCATGGTCAGCCATGCCCGAGAGGGCGAAGTCCTTGTAGACCTGGCAGTCCATCTGCGTATCCGGCGTAACAGCCTGGCCGCTCAGCATGGCAACGTAGTTGCCCAGGCTTACGTGCGTGGTGCCGTAGTACTGCTGCAGGTGCGCGCCCTGGCTCACCAGCGTTTGCGACAGGTAAGGCGCCTTGGAGTTGGCGGCAAACGTGGTCGCATAGTTCTGGTTTTCCAGCGTGATCACAAACACGTGCTTGATCGACTGGATGGTCTTGGGGGCAGGCGCCGCCGGGGTAGGCGCGGGGACAGCGGCAGTGGTGCTGGTGTTGCCACCATCGCCGGTACCGCATGCCGCAACGAGGAGTGCGGTGGCAACGGCCGCGCATGAGGCCACCAGCCAGCCCGCTCGGGGAAGCTTGAACATCGAGATTGTCCTTATCTTGTGGGTATGGCGCGCCGGCGCTTTGGCTCGGTACGCCGGCGCGCGCCAGATATAAACAAACTTGTATGTTTGTTTTGTGACAAAAACGCCGTGTGCACCCCGTAATAAGCGGTATCACGCGCGGACTTATTTACAATTGCGCCCATGGCCACCCAAGCAGAACGCACCACCGCCACGAGGCAGGCGCTGATCGATGCCTCCACCCAATTGCTGATCGAGCAGGGCTACGCAGCCTTTGGCGAGGCGCGGGTGTGTGAACTCGCCGGCATCAGCCGTGGTTCGCTGCGGCATCAATTTCCAGAAGGGCGATACGACTTGCTTCCTGCGATGGTGGCATCGCTGCTGGATCGGGAGGTGGCGCAGCTGGCGGCGCTGGGGCCGCTATCGGCCAGTGTGCGGATGCACCTGATGTTGCACATGCTGGTGCAGCGGCGCCAGCGGCATACGTCACTGGCGATTCTGGAGGTGTGGATGGCGTCGCGCGGCGACGAGCGGCTGGCCCAGGCCGTCGGGCCCCTGCTGGCGACCGTGCCGGAGCGGCTGTTCGGGCAAGACCCGAATGGCCCGCCGCAACCCGAATTGCTGGCGCTGCGCCTGTTCCTGCATGGCGCAACGCTGCACAGCTTTGCCGCTGATTACAACCGAGATGAGCTGGCCGACGCTGTGCAATGGCTGCTGGCCCAACTCACGCCACCGCCGGAGCTGAAAGTGGTGCTGGCCCGCATCGGTCATGCGGGCGCCGCGCAACGCACGGCTTAGTTGACGCGTCAGCCGCCCGTACGCTGCTTCTGCAGTATCGCCAATTGCTGCGTCAGGTAGTTACTGGTGTTCGTCATGCCGGCAACGACTTTCGACAGCGCGTTGAACTGCGCGTAGTAGAGCGCCTGCTTGGCGTCCAACTGGCGCTGCATCTGCGTCATCTGGTTGGACAGCGACGTCAGCGAGCTGTTGATGGCGTCGGTGGCGTTCTGCACCATGCCTTTGTCGGCCAGCAGGTTGGTCGATACGGTGTGCAGTTGTGCTGCGTAACCACGCTGGACCGTCACGCTGCCACGGTCGCCCAACGCGCCACCCACTACCTGCACGGTCAGGCCGTCGGCTGCAGAGCCGTTGGCGCCGTACAGGTTCTGCCCAGAGCTGGCAGCAGCCACGCCGTTGATGGTGCCTTGCACGTCGCGCCCAGCCGTTGCAGTCGGGCTGCCGCCCAACAGCGACGCCGCGCCATTACCCGACACCGACACAGTTGAAATCGAGCCGTATTGCCGGTCAGTGAAGGTCAGCACGCCGTTGGCATCCGCCGCAATCGACACATCCACCTTGGCCCTCTGCAGGTCAGGCGATGCGTTGATCTGGCTCTGCACCTGAGCAGCCAGGCTCTGCGGCGTATAGCTGCCGGCCGGCACCTTGATGCTGGTGGTGATGCCGCTGAGCGTGACCGACAGGCTGTCGTTCACGCCGCTCTGGATGGTCGTATTGGCCGGCGCCGAGCCCTGGAGCGAACCCTGCGTGGCCAGTTGCGTGACGTTGATGGCGTAGTTGCCCGCCTGCGTGGTCTTGGAGAACGCCGCGACCTTGAGCATCGAGTCCGTTGCCGTGCCGGTGCCCGCAAACAGGGCGGCCACTTGGCCGGGCGATTTTTTGAGGGCCGCGGTGAGCTTGCTGTCGTCGATCGACAGCGTGCCCTCTTTGTCCATCGTCACGCCAATGCTGCCCAGCGATTGGAACGCGCCGTTGCCGATCCCCTGGCCCAGCACGTCCGTTAACTGGTTGATGAGCGCCTTGGTGCTGACATCCCCCGCCAGCGCGCCGTTGTTGGCGGCGTTGGCGGTATCAAACTTGGTCAGCGCGTTGAGCTGGATACGCAGCGCGTTGTAAGCCTTGACGAAGTTCAGCACCGACTGGCTGGCCTGACCCGCATCGTTGCCGACCGTCACTGTTGT
Protein-coding regions in this window:
- a CDS encoding alkaline phosphatase family protein, which gives rise to MFKLPRAGWLVASCAAVATALLVAACGTGDGGNTSTTAAVPAPTPAAPAPKTIQSIKHVFVITLENQNYATTFAANSKAPYLSQTLVSQGAHLQQYYGTTHVSLGNYVAMLSGQAVTPDTQMDCQVYKDFALSGMADHGQAIGTGCVYPTSIKTLPDQLKAVGLTWKGYMEDMGNDPTRESATCGHPTLNTQDKTQSAQAATAGGTPADMYATRHNPFAYFHSIIDSPDCATNVVNLNGLATDLQSINTTANFTFITPNLCNDGHDSPCVTGAPGGLVSADAFLQKWVPLIMASPAYQQDGLLIINFDESAYASQTMDTTTTPPTLTMTFTGQTCCNQQPGPNVTFPITQSFPASVSHYPYNINLVTQSHGGDRTGAVLLSPFIKPGTVSTTQYNHYALLKTLEDIFQVGGYLGYASQEGLQSMGSDVFTNLN
- a CDS encoding TetR/AcrR family transcriptional regulator, whose product is MATQAERTTATRQALIDASTQLLIEQGYAAFGEARVCELAGISRGSLRHQFPEGRYDLLPAMVASLLDREVAQLAALGPLSASVRMHLMLHMLVQRRQRHTSLAILEVWMASRGDERLAQAVGPLLATVPERLFGQDPNGPPQPELLALRLFLHGATLHSFAADYNRDELADAVQWLLAQLTPPPELKVVLARIGHAGAAQRTA
- the fliD gene encoding flagellar filament capping protein FliD, whose amino-acid sequence is MATTSSTYIPPISIPGIGTSIDVNTLVTKLMQAEGKGMTVRQNQQKVFQAQLSAVGSLKGALSTFQTAMANLTNADTFSGMKASGHDTSILNVNVGSTAPSGTYNVKVTQLAQAQVLSAQGQASNKVPVGSGTPTTISFSFGTVSGGTFTNGKYAGATFTQNGNLAGGSIKIDASNNTLSGIRDAINSANLGVSASIVNDGSGNPYRLVLTSTAGGANSEMKISVSGDSTLQSLLSHDPAGTQNMTEVATGQNALANVNGINVQSPTNTLTDVVDGTSFTLSKTGSTTVTVGNDAGQASQSVLNFVKAYNALRIQLNALTKFDTANAANNGALAGDVSTKALINQLTDVLGQGIGNGAFQSLGSIGVTMDKEGTLSIDDSKLTAALKKSPGQVAALFAGTGTATDSMLKVAAFSKTTQAGNYAINVTQLATQGSLQGSAPANTTIQSGVNDSLSVTLSGITTSIKVPAGSYTPQSLAAQVQSQINASPDLQRAKVDVSIAADANGVLTFTDRQYGSISTVSVSGNGAASLLGGSPTATAGRDVQGTINGVAAASSGQNLYGANGSAADGLTVQVVGGALGDRGSVTVQRGYAAQLHTVSTNLLADKGMVQNATDAINSSLTSLSNQMTQMQRQLDAKQALYYAQFNALSKVVAGMTNTSNYLTQQLAILQKQRTGG